The sequence CCATTTGCGTGCGGTGTCGGTCCGCTGCCGGGCGGTCTTCTTGTGCAGCTTTGCCACGGCCGTGCGGGCCTTGCGGTATCCGGCGGTGTCAGGCCGGTTCTTCGGCGTCTTCCTGCGTGCCATCATCCGCTGGTAGCGGGCAAGCTGGTGCGCGGCCGACCTGCCGTGCTGGGCGTGCGGGAGGTCGTGTCTGTCGGAGGTGGTGGTCGCGACCTCCTTCACACCCCAGTCGACGCCGATCGCCCGGCCGGTGGCGGGCAGCGGCACGGTCTCGGTGGCGACGACGAACGAGCAGTACCAGTGTCCGAGGCGGTCCCGGTACACCCGGACCGACGACGGTGCGGACGGAAGGTCACGGGACCACACCACCGACAGCACCATCCCGCCGGCCAGGTGCAGGCGCCCGTCCTTGATCCGGAATCCGCGCCGGGTGTAGTTCAGCGTGGGCAGTGCGTCACGCCTGCGCTTGGCACGGGGCATCCCGGCGCGCTGCCACATCGGCAGACCGGCCTTGATGTCCTTCAACGCCTTCGTGCGGGACTTCGCGAAGTCCCGGATGATCTGCTGCTGCGGAACGCTCGCACCCTCACGCAGCCATGCCATCGACTGCCGGGCCTCGGTCAGTATCCTGTCGAGCTGCGCCGGACCACACGTGACCTTCTTCGCGGCGCCCCGGTTCGCGGCGTGGACCTTGCGGGACATGGCCACGCACTCGTTCCACACCCACCGACAGCGCGCCCACTCGGCCTCAAGACCGGCCAGGGCGGTCGAGGACATACGGAGCCGGAAGGTGTACCGGGCATGCCCGGACCCCTGCTCGGTCACTGCTGTCGTCGTCATGATCGGCAACCTAACAGCCCCCACTGACAACGGAAGAGAGCGCAGGTCAACACAGATGCGCAGAGAAATGCACCGCTTCGCGGCTCAGCGGCGAGGACCCACTCCTCCCCGCTCTGAAGGGTGGGGCGTTCCGGGAGAAACAAGGTGAACGAGGACGAGACGTCGGTGGGTATCGGCAGTCCGCCGGAGCGGCGCAAGCAGATGCGGCTCAAGGCCCTGTGGATCGGGATCTGGCTCGCCTTCATGAGCGCCCCGGTGAAGGACCTCGTGGACGCCCACCACACCGCGTGGGCGACGGCGCTGGGCACGTTCGGCCTGCTGGTGTTCGTCGGCAGCTATCTGCTCCTGGTCTACCGCCACACCTCGAAGGCGCTCGACCCCCTGCGGGTCCGTTCCGCGCTCGCCTTCCTCGGGGTCCTGGCCGTCGTGCTGTCGCTGACGCTGGGCACCCCCTGGCTGGTGCTGTTCGTCTACGTCTCGGTCTCCGTCGGGGCCACCCTGCCCCTCGCGGCCGCCCGCTGGCTGATCCCGCTCGTGACCGCCGTCCTGATCGGCATCGGCGCGGCCGGCGGACACCCCAGGGAGGTCATCAGCGCGCTGGCCTTCCCGGCGCTGCTCGGCGGCTTCGCGATGGCCGGCGTCCGGCAGATGATCCGCACCACGATCGAGCTGCGCGAGGCCCGCGCCACCGTCGCCCAGCTCGCCGCCAACGAGGAACGCCTCCGCCTCGCCCGCGACCTGCACGACCTGCTCGGCCACTCCCTCTCCCTGATCACCCTCAAGAGCGAGCTGGCCGGGCGGATGCTCCCCGGCCGGCCGGAGCAGGCCGCCGCGCAGGTCGCCGACATCGAACAGGTCAGCCGCCAGGCGCTGGTGGACGTACGCAGCGCAGTCACCGGCTACCGCAGGCCCACCCTCCCCGGCGAACTGGCCGGGGCCCGGACCGCGCTGGCCGCGGCCGGAGTCACCGCCGACATCCCCACCGACGTCCCCGACGGCCTGCCCGAGGAACCGGAGGAGGTGCTCGCCTGGGGGCTGCGGGAAGCCGTCACCAACGTCGTACGCCACAGCGGCGCGCACCGCTGCACGGTCACCGTCGCCCCCCGCCAGACGCTCGGCGGCCGGGTCCTCGAACTCACCGTCGCCGACGACGGCCGCGGCGCCGGCGGCACCCGGCCCGGCAACGGCCTCACCGGTCTCGCCGAACGCCTCGCCACCGTCGACGGAACCCTCACCACCCGGCCCACCCACCCCCGCTCGGGCAAAGGCTTCACCATGGTCCTCAGTGTTCCGTTCGAATCCGGCCTAGGATCCGCGGAATGAGCATGATCAGACTCCTCCTCGCTGAGGACCAGTCCATGGTGCGCGAGGCCCTCGCGGCGCTCCTCGGGCTGGAACCCGACATCGAGGTGGTCGCCCAGGTCGCCCGCGGCGACGAGGTCCTCGCGGCGGCCCGGGAACACGGCGTCGACGTGGCCCTCCTGGACATCGAGATGCCCGGCATGACCGGCATCGAGGCCACCGCCCAGCTGCGCGACGCCCTCCCGGACGTCAAGGTCGTCGTCGTCACCACGTTCGGCAGGCCCGGCTATCTGCGCCGGGCGATGGAGTCCGGCGCGGACGCCTTCCTGGTGAAGGACGCCCCCGCGGCCCAGCTCGCCGCGGCGGTACGCAAGGTGCTCGCCGGGGAACGCGTCATCGACCCCACCCTGGCCGCCGCCGCCCTCGCCGACGGGGCGAGTCCGCTGACCGAGCGGGAGCGCGAGGTGCTGCGCACCGCGGCGGACGGCTCGACCAACGCGGAGATCGCCGCCGCGCTCCACCTCTCCCAGGGCACGGTCCGCAACTACCTCTCCATGGCGATCCAGAAGATGGCCGCCCGCAACCGCGCGGAGGCCGTCCGGATGGCCCGCGAGAAGGGCTGGCTGTAGGACCGGCGCGCCGGGCCGGGGCCGGACTCCGGCGCGCTCACCGGCCGGAGGCCGGCCCCGGCACGGACCGCGGCGCGCTCCCCCGGCCGGTGAGCACGGGGGAGACCGGCCCCGCCTCGTGATCCTCAGCGACCAGCGCCACCTGACGGCGGTTCTCCGGCACGCGCAGCCCGTCAGCGGGTGGGAGCGGCTTTCGGAGGTGGCGTTCCCGAAGGGCGCGCCCGCGCTCTTTCCGTGGTCGGAGACGGGCGCGTGGACCGTCCACGTCCTGTGGGCCCTGGTGGCGGGAGCGGTGACGGTGCTCGCGGTGCACCGCCGTGACCAGTGACGATGCGGAAGACACCGCACTCGTATCGCCAACTCGCCTTCCCGGCAAAACATTTCAGAAACATGCTGGAATTTCTTGCGCCATCTCTTGACGTGCTCACCGCCATCGCGGCAGGCTCCGAACTCCCCCCACGGTGGCCAGGCGCGTGGCCGCCCCCGCAGGGTACGGACCCCATTTCCGTACCCGCGACCGAAGGAGCCGCAATTGAGTTCCCGCGCCCTCCGCGTGACGCTGGCCGGGCTGCTCGCAGCCGCCGGGGCCACCGCGCTCACCGCCTGGCCCTCCCAGGCCACCCCGCCGGGCGAGAAGACCGTCACCGCCACCCTGTTCGAGTGGAAGTACGACGCGGTGGCCCAGGCCTGTACGGACTCCCTGGGCCCGGCAGGCTACGGGTATGTGGAGGTCTCGCCCGCCTCCGAGCACATCCAGGGCGACCAGTGGTGGACCTCGTACCAGCCGGTCAGCTACAAGATCGCCGGGCGCCTCGGCGACCGTGACGCCTTCGCCTCGATGGTGGAGAGCTGTCACTCGGCCGGGGTGAAGGTGATCGCCGACGCGGTCATCAACCACATGTCGTCCGGTTCCGGCACCGGGACCGGCGGCACCGCGTACACGAAGTACGACTATCCCGGGTACTTCCAGGACCAGGACTTCCACGGCTGCCGCAAGGACATCAGCGACTACGGCGACCGCGACGACGTCCAGAACTGCGAACTGGTCGGCCTGGCCGACCTGGACACCGGCAGCGACGCCGTCCGTACGACGATCGCCGCCTACCTCTCCGACCTGCGGGGCCTGGGCGTCGACGGCTTCCGCATCGACGCCGCCAAGCACATGGCCGCCGACGACATCGCCGCGATCAAGGGCAAGATGGACGACCCGGGCTACTGGGTCGGCGAGGTCATCTACGGTGGCGGCGAGGCGGTCCAGCCCGAGGAGTACACGGGCGTGGGCGACGTGGACGAGTTCCGCTACGGCGGCCACCTCAAGAGCGCCTTCCAGGGCGGCGGCATCAGCGGGCTCCGGGGCGTGGCCGACGGCAAGCTGGCGAGCGGGAGCGCCCGTACGTTCGTCGACAACTGGGACACCGAGCGCAACGGTTCCACGCTGACCTACAAGGACGGCGCGGCCTACACCCTGGCCAACGTCTTCATGCTGGCCTCGCCCTACGGCTCGCCGAACGTCTTCTCCGGCTACGAGTGGTCGGACAAGGACGCCGGCCCGCCGAACGGCGGCGCGGCGGCCTGCGGGAGCGACGGCTGGACCTGCACGCACGCGCGGACCGCGATCACCGGCATGGTCGGCTTCCACAACGCCACCGAGGGCGCGGAGCTGACGGACTGGTGGGACAACGGTTCGTCGGCGATCGCCTTCGGCCGGGGCGACAAGGGGTTCGTGGCCATCAACAACGGGGAGGGCGAGCTGACCGGGACGTTTTCCACCTCGCTCCCGGCGGGCACGTACTGCAACGTGGCGCAGGCTTCCCCGGACGCCTGTGACGGAAACACGGTTCAGGTCGGTGACGACGGCACGCTGACCGCGACCGTCCCGGCGAAGGGCGCGCTGGCCCTGCACGGCTGATCCCGGCACGCGGCGCACACCGCCGGCCGCTGCCGCCCCTCCGCGGGGGCGGCGGCGGCCGGTTCCGTCGTCGGGCGGGTCAGGCGAAGTAGTGCCCCTGGTCGAGGTCTTCGAGGAGCCCCGGGCCGGTCGGCCGCCACCCCAGCGCCTCAC comes from Streptomyces sp. Mut1 and encodes:
- a CDS encoding RNA-guided endonuclease InsQ/TnpB family protein, translating into MTTTAVTEQGSGHARYTFRLRMSSTALAGLEAEWARCRWVWNECVAMSRKVHAANRGAAKKVTCGPAQLDRILTEARQSMAWLREGASVPQQQIIRDFAKSRTKALKDIKAGLPMWQRAGMPRAKRRRDALPTLNYTRRGFRIKDGRLHLAGGMVLSVVWSRDLPSAPSSVRVYRDRLGHWYCSFVVATETVPLPATGRAIGVDWGVKEVATTTSDRHDLPHAQHGRSAAHQLARYQRMMARRKTPKNRPDTAGYRKARTAVAKLHKKTARQRTDTARKWARTVVRDFDQLAVEDFRPKFLAKTTMARKAADAAIGATKTALIEQARKHGRTVHLVHPAHTTMDCARCGARTKHALPLSERTYTCTACGTSSPRDKNSAHVMLVRAGLNPAGADLVSPAPCQRSGEVS
- a CDS encoding sensor histidine kinase, with product MNEDETSVGIGSPPERRKQMRLKALWIGIWLAFMSAPVKDLVDAHHTAWATALGTFGLLVFVGSYLLLVYRHTSKALDPLRVRSALAFLGVLAVVLSLTLGTPWLVLFVYVSVSVGATLPLAAARWLIPLVTAVLIGIGAAGGHPREVISALAFPALLGGFAMAGVRQMIRTTIELREARATVAQLAANEERLRLARDLHDLLGHSLSLITLKSELAGRMLPGRPEQAAAQVADIEQVSRQALVDVRSAVTGYRRPTLPGELAGARTALAAAGVTADIPTDVPDGLPEEPEEVLAWGLREAVTNVVRHSGAHRCTVTVAPRQTLGGRVLELTVADDGRGAGGTRPGNGLTGLAERLATVDGTLTTRPTHPRSGKGFTMVLSVPFESGLGSAE
- a CDS encoding response regulator transcription factor → MSMIRLLLAEDQSMVREALAALLGLEPDIEVVAQVARGDEVLAAAREHGVDVALLDIEMPGMTGIEATAQLRDALPDVKVVVVTTFGRPGYLRRAMESGADAFLVKDAPAAQLAAAVRKVLAGERVIDPTLAAAALADGASPLTEREREVLRTAADGSTNAEIAAALHLSQGTVRNYLSMAIQKMAARNRAEAVRMAREKGWL
- a CDS encoding alpha-amylase, whose product is MSSRALRVTLAGLLAAAGATALTAWPSQATPPGEKTVTATLFEWKYDAVAQACTDSLGPAGYGYVEVSPASEHIQGDQWWTSYQPVSYKIAGRLGDRDAFASMVESCHSAGVKVIADAVINHMSSGSGTGTGGTAYTKYDYPGYFQDQDFHGCRKDISDYGDRDDVQNCELVGLADLDTGSDAVRTTIAAYLSDLRGLGVDGFRIDAAKHMAADDIAAIKGKMDDPGYWVGEVIYGGGEAVQPEEYTGVGDVDEFRYGGHLKSAFQGGGISGLRGVADGKLASGSARTFVDNWDTERNGSTLTYKDGAAYTLANVFMLASPYGSPNVFSGYEWSDKDAGPPNGGAAACGSDGWTCTHARTAITGMVGFHNATEGAELTDWWDNGSSAIAFGRGDKGFVAINNGEGELTGTFSTSLPAGTYCNVAQASPDACDGNTVQVGDDGTLTATVPAKGALALHG